ATCCGGTGCTGATCCGCTCGCTCGGCCTGCGCACCGCCACCGCCCGCCCGATCGGCGCCGCGCTGCTCGACACCGCGGAACCCGTTCCGGCGCTGCAGGCTCCGCACATCGACGACGTGGGCACACCCGGGCCCGGCAAGCTGTCCGGGATACCGGTCGGGGCGGTCGTCCGGGTGCACCGGGTGGACACCGACGAGCTGTACGTGGTGCTCACCGACGGTGTCCAGCGGGTGTCACCGTTCGCCGCCGAGGTGATCCGCAACGCCAACTCGCAGAACATGACGGACGTCACCACCGTGCCCCCGGACCGGATCGTGGGCATCGCGGTGGTGAACCGGCTGCCGGTGGACAAGTTCCCCGGCCCGGTGCCGAGAATCGTTCCCGCCGATACGGATCCGGTCGGATGCGTGTCCTGGTCCCGGTCGGCCGACGATCCGGCCGGCACGCTCACGCTGCTCGCCGGCCGGCGGGTTCCGGTGCCCGGCGACGGCAGGCCGGTCCGGCTCGCCACGGCCGACGGCGCCGGCGACCGGGTGGACGAGGTCTATGTCCGGCCCGGCACCGGCGAATACGTCCAGTCGGTCGGCGCGCCCCCCGGCAGCATCGATCGCGGACCGCTGTTCTACTTGGCGGACAACGGAATTCGATACGGCATCCCGGACCGCGCCACCGCCGCGGCACTCGGCCTGGCCAAGGATCCGAAGCCGGCCCCCGCGCCGATCCTCGAGGCGCTCACCCCCGGCCCCACCCTCGCCCGGCCGGACGCGCTGACGAGCCACGACAGCCTGCCCCAGTGCCCGAACCCGGCCGACCACCCCGGCGCCTGCGCCAAGCCCATTCCCGCTCCCGCCGAGCACTGACCGCGGGACAGGGATAGGTTCGACATGTCGAAAATGGTTGAGTGCCACGATCGTAGGGAGTTCTGCAACCCGTGACCGAGTTGTCGAGCAGCGGCTCGGGAGCCGTGGAACCGGATCTGTGCCGAGTTTCGGTGATCGGTGGAAACACCCAGCTGGACATCGGCCTGCCCGCCACCGTTCCCATCGTCGCGTACATCACCGAACTCGTCGAGCTGATCGACTCGCGCAACCCGGATCTCACCGAGCACGACGACGGCAGCACGCTGCTCATCCAGCACTGGACGCTCGCCAGGATCGGCCACGATCCGATCCCGCTGCACCGAACCCTCACCGACGCAGAGGTATTGGACGGCGAGCTGCTGGTGCTGCGCTCGGTGACCGCCAAGGAGGCGCCGGCGCTGTTCGACGATGTGATCGACGCGGTGTCCCGCCTGACCACCGACAGCTTCCGGAGCTGGTCACCGGCTGCCGCGCGCTGGATGGGCCTGGGCAGCAGCATCATCGCGGTCGTCGTCGCGGTGGCGCTGCTGGCGGTGGCCAAGGGCACCGGCTGTACCGGCGGCCTGATCGCGGCCGCCGCCGGCCTGCTGGTGGCCGGCGCGGCGGTGATCGTCGGCCGCCGGTATCCGGGTGCGCGGCCGACCGCCGCCGTGCTGTCGCTCGATGCCGTCCTGTTACTGGGATCCGCTGCGGCACTGAGCACTCCGGGCCGGCTGAGCGCTGCGCACCTCCTCTTCGCCGGCGTGGCGACGCTGGTCACGGCACTGGCCGTGCACAGCCTGAGCCGGGCCGGCGCACTGGTGGTCGCAGTGGCCGTCACCGGCGGACTCGTCCTGGCCGGGGCCGCGCTGGTGCGGATGGTGTGGGACTTCGAGCTGACCGCGATCGCCGCGGGCGTGGTGGTCGCCGGGCTGATCCTGATCACGATGGCGCCCCGGGTGGCGCTGGCGGCCGCGCGGCTGCCGGTCCCACCCGTGCCGACCGCGGGTGGTGCGATCGATCCCGCGGACCACGAGCCGCGGCCCACCATCGAGGACATCGGGGCGATCGGCGCGACGGTGCTGCCGTCGGCCGCCGGCCTGCAACAGCGCGCGCAGGCGGCCAATCTGTACCAGTCGGGCATCATCCTCGGCGCCGTGCTGGCCGTCGACCTCGGCACGTTCCTGGCTGCCGACCCACTCGGCGCCGCTCGCTGGCAGGGCCTCGCCCTGGGTGCGGTCGTCGCGGTCGTGCTGTGCCTGCGCGGCCGCGCCTTCGCCGATCTCGCCCAGGCCGCTGTCCTGATAGCCGGCGGCATACTGGCCGGAGTGCTGCTGCTCGCCGGGGTGGGGCTCGGCGAGCACGACCGGCTGCCGACCGTCGCGGGCCTGGTCCTCGTCGCCGGCGCCGCGGTCACGTGCTTCGGCGTGATCGGCCCCCACACCGAGGTGTCCCCGGTGGTCCGCCGGGCCGTCGAGCTGATCGAGTACCTGCTGATCATCCTCATCGTGCCGCTGGTGCTGTGGCTGATGGGCATCTACGCGGCGGCGCGGAACATCTGACGCCGCCATGAGCCCGTACCGTCACGACATCCGTTGCCCGGCTGCCACATCCGGCCGGGGATCGCATGCGCCGATCGGCCGCCGGTCGGCGGTGCTCGCGCTCGTGCTGGGCACGGCCGTGTTCGTCGCCGCGGCCCCGGCGCCGGCGGTGCCCCCGCCGGCCGTCGACGACGGCGCGCTGCGGCCGGCGCTCGCGGTGAACGCCGGGAACGGCCCGCCGGAGCCGACCCAGCAGCGCGCGCGGTGCGTGGAACCGTTCCTGGCCGGTCCGGTGCCGCGCGATCCGCCACTGCCGCAACGGATTCTGCGGCTGGACCAGGCATGGCAGTTCAGTCGCGGCGCGGGTCAGAAGGTGGCCGTCGTCGACACCGGGGTGAACCGGCATCCCCGGCTGCCGGATCTGCAGCCGGGTGGCGATTTCGTGTCCACCACCGACGGCACCGAGGACTGCGACGGGCACGGCACACTGGTGGCCGGTCTGATCGCCGCGCGTCCCGGCCCGGACGATGCCTTCGCCGGGGTCGCCCCGGAGGCCTCGATCCTCAGTGTCCGCCAGCTCAGTCTGCAGTACGAGGCCAAGGGGCAGAACAACTCCGGTGCGCCGGGCAAGGTGGCCGCCGGCGGCTACGGCACCGTGCTGACGATGGCCGCGGCGGTGGTCCGTGCCGTCGATCTGGGTGCGACGGTGATCAATCTGTCGGAGGTGTCCTGTACCCCGGCAGGCGGTGACACCGCCGACGGCGCACTGGGTGCCGCGGTGAAGTACGCCTACGACCGCAACGTGGTGGTGGTGGCCGCCGCCGGAAACATCGACTCCGCCGCCTGCCCGGCGCAGAACACCGGAACCGGTTGGGGCGCGGTCAGACAGACGATCAGTCCCGCCTGGTTCGCCCCGTACGTCCTGGCCGTGGCCGCCACCGATCCGGACGGATCGCCGTCGCCGTTCTCGATCGCCGGGCCGTGGGTCGGCGTGGCGGCGCCGGGCCGCGGCATCGTATCCCTGGACAGCAGGCCGGGTGGCGCCGGACTGGTCGACGCCGAACGCGGTGAGCAGGGCCCGATTTCGCTGGACGGCACCAGTTTCGCCGCCGCCTTCGTCTCCGGGGTGGCGGCGCTGGTCCGGGCCCGCTTCCCGACACTGACCGCGGCACAGGTGATCGAGCGGATCGAACGCACCGCGCAGAATCCGGCCACCGGTCGCGACGACCGGCTCGGCTACGGCCTGGTGGATCCGACGGCCGCCCTCACCGGGCAACTGCCGGACCGCGCACCCGGTGCGGGCGCCGATGTGCCGCAAGCGATTCCGGCGCCGACACCGCCGCCGTACATCGACCCGCTGCCGCGCCGGGTCGCCACCGCCGGCTCGATCACGCTGCTGGCGCTGCTCGGCCTCGGCTACGCGGCCGCGATCCCGTACCGCCGCCGGCATCCGGCCGGCTCGGTCGACCCGGCCGCCGACCCCGAATCCGGTTCCGCCGCAACGCCGGCCGCGGCCGGGATCCGCTCGCCGGAAGGACGGTAGGACATGCCCACCGAAGGTTTCGTGCGCCGGCCGCGGATCGCACCGCCCCATCCCCCCGGCGGCGAGGTGGCCCTCACCGCGCCGCCCGAGCTGTCCCGGCCGATTCCGGCCGGGCTGATCGTCCAGTTGTTGCCGATCGTCATGGTGGTCGCCGTCGTCGGCATGATCGCGATGATGGTCATGATGGGCCGCAACGTGCTGACCAACCCGTTCATGCTGATGTTCCCGATGATGATGCTGTTGTCGATGTTCGGCATGATGATGGGCATGCGGAGCACCGGCGGCCCGAAGAAGGCCGCCGAGCTCAACGAGGAGCGCAAGGACTACTTCCGCTATCTCGACCAGGTTCGCCGCGATGTCCGCAAAACCGGCCTGGCCCAGTTGGATTCGCTGATCTGGAGCCATCCGGCGCCGTCGGATCTGCTGTCCGTGATCGGCACCCGGCGGATGTGGGAGCGCCGGCCCAGCGATGCCGATTTCGGGCACGTCCGGGTCGGCGTCGGCAGCCACCGGCTGGCCACCCGGCTGGCCCGCCCGGAGACCGGCCCGCTGGAGGATCTGGAGCCGGTGTCGACGGTGGCGCTGCGCCGATTCGTG
This DNA window, taken from Nocardia sp. BMG111209, encodes the following:
- the eccB gene encoding type VII secretion protein EccB, with the translated sequence MPTQLTTRAQVNGYRFLLDRYEHALVRRDIRMLHDPMRTQFRSLVIGAVLGVLVVAGAAILAFLRPQGSIGDAKIVMGKQSGALYVIVDGTLHPVLNLASARLIVADPASPTPVGEAKLTMPRGPLLGIPGAPAALPGSADAGHSTWTLCDTVQGSPAATTGVLTTAVVGSPGTGGVAGARPMGAGDAFLATHAGHTYLLFAGRRAELDPGDPVLIRSLGLRTATARPIGAALLDTAEPVPALQAPHIDDVGTPGPGKLSGIPVGAVVRVHRVDTDELYVVLTDGVQRVSPFAAEVIRNANSQNMTDVTTVPPDRIVGIAVVNRLPVDKFPGPVPRIVPADTDPVGCVSWSRSADDPAGTLTLLAGRRVPVPGDGRPVRLATADGAGDRVDEVYVRPGTGEYVQSVGAPPGSIDRGPLFYLADNGIRYGIPDRATAAALGLAKDPKPAPAPILEALTPGPTLARPDALTSHDSLPQCPNPADHPGACAKPIPAPAEH
- the mycP gene encoding type VII secretion-associated serine protease mycosin, which produces MSPYRHDIRCPAATSGRGSHAPIGRRSAVLALVLGTAVFVAAAPAPAVPPPAVDDGALRPALAVNAGNGPPEPTQQRARCVEPFLAGPVPRDPPLPQRILRLDQAWQFSRGAGQKVAVVDTGVNRHPRLPDLQPGGDFVSTTDGTEDCDGHGTLVAGLIAARPGPDDAFAGVAPEASILSVRQLSLQYEAKGQNNSGAPGKVAAGGYGTVLTMAAAVVRAVDLGATVINLSEVSCTPAGGDTADGALGAAVKYAYDRNVVVVAAAGNIDSAACPAQNTGTGWGAVRQTISPAWFAPYVLAVAATDPDGSPSPFSIAGPWVGVAAPGRGIVSLDSRPGGAGLVDAERGEQGPISLDGTSFAAAFVSGVAALVRARFPTLTAAQVIERIERTAQNPATGRDDRLGYGLVDPTAALTGQLPDRAPGAGADVPQAIPAPTPPPYIDPLPRRVATAGSITLLALLGLGYAAAIPYRRRHPAGSVDPAADPESGSAATPAAAGIRSPEGR
- the eccD gene encoding type VII secretion integral membrane protein EccD is translated as MTELSSSGSGAVEPDLCRVSVIGGNTQLDIGLPATVPIVAYITELVELIDSRNPDLTEHDDGSTLLIQHWTLARIGHDPIPLHRTLTDAEVLDGELLVLRSVTAKEAPALFDDVIDAVSRLTTDSFRSWSPAAARWMGLGSSIIAVVVAVALLAVAKGTGCTGGLIAAAAGLLVAGAAVIVGRRYPGARPTAAVLSLDAVLLLGSAAALSTPGRLSAAHLLFAGVATLVTALAVHSLSRAGALVVAVAVTGGLVLAGAALVRMVWDFELTAIAAGVVVAGLILITMAPRVALAAARLPVPPVPTAGGAIDPADHEPRPTIEDIGAIGATVLPSAAGLQQRAQAANLYQSGIILGAVLAVDLGTFLAADPLGAARWQGLALGAVVAVVLCLRGRAFADLAQAAVLIAGGILAGVLLLAGVGLGEHDRLPTVAGLVLVAGAAVTCFGVIGPHTEVSPVVRRAVELIEYLLIILIVPLVLWLMGIYAAARNI